A stretch of the Carassius carassius chromosome 50, fCarCar2.1, whole genome shotgun sequence genome encodes the following:
- the LOC132133246 gene encoding cadherin-related family member 5-like, with amino-acid sequence MDLRPKGTTAVFVLLVLFTFCKFSETQNLCWVEDNLPLIFFIPENNNIGATVTTLNAEAGVTATITSQDPEGLFSLSGYDLIAETVLDFETFDQNKLHEVNIECTKADSLSTTLTLKIVVEDINDNPPAFAESQYTLDVDELSKVDTSVDLITAKDPDKTDRLYYQLDSPEGEFDLEANFNPNILVKKVLDYDKTKKVTMTLYVQDTPIGSKAEASHTASTTIIANIIDIDNRPPWIQPCTEAEFGTSKVCMSSGYEGTVNLNEQVTGPLSLKPGPVMAIDGDLGRNEPIGYAFLGGNEDHVFQIDNDTGSITMLKPVEVAGPIILSIMAYQKENADQFATTTVILKVVISSKFPPTFVKPSYEGFISKDAGLDSLVLESKTSNRPLRVQATDKDFSDGYNPNLRFEVVAGTDFSITPEGFILMSKTVSPGTVNLEMRVVDTANEESSTASLVVEVTSGGQQVKAGEFSSGDMAAVGASLAVVIILCLVCIGLMVHRIKGHNADWKKISEASAFRSTLGGGSGGPKVGVQYCNEGFQHDADSGSVNSKLAADLENKLESGLNKMTPNALLQTTSSPPVDSSSLSGSETIDGEKEVKPILTKERRNEEGYKAVWFKQDVDPSTKEEVVIIPDAGEADAGHEEDDDTEEEDSLRTDMDSDDEDGLMTDDL; translated from the exons ATGGATTTGAGGCCTAAAGGAACTACTGCAGTTTTCGTTCTCCTGGTTCTTTTCACATTCTGCAAGTTCAGTGAAACACAAA ATCTTTGCTGGGTGGAAGACAATttaccattaattttttttattccggAAAACAACAATATTGGTGCCACAGTAACAACACTCAACGCTGAGGCAGGGGTGACGGCTACAATCACTAGTCAGGATCCAGAGGGTCTCTTCAGCCTCAGTGGATACGATCTCATTGCTGAAACTGTGCTGGACTTTGAG ACATTTGACCAGAACAAACTTCATGAGGTGAATATCGAGTGTACAAAAGCtgactctctctct ACCACGCTGACTTTGAAAATAGTCGTTGAGGATATAAATGATAATCCACCAGCGTTTGCAGAGAGTCAGTACACCCTTGATGTCGATGAG TTATCAAAAGTGGATACCAGTGTTGACCTAATCACAGCAAAAGATCCTGATAAAACTGATAGACTTTACTACCAACTGGATTCTCCTGAG GGAGAATTTGACCTGGAGGCCAATTTCAATCCCAACATTCTGGTGAAAAAAGTGCTGGATTATGATAAAACTAAAAAAGTCACAATGACACTATATGTGCAG GACACACCGATTGGATCTAAAGCTGAAGCCTCCCACACTGCTTCAACCACCATTATAGCCAACATCATAGACATTGACAACCGTCCACCGTGGATCCAGCCTTGTACAGAAGCCGAGTTTGGCACAAGCAAAGTGTGCATGAGCTCTGGTTATGAAGGGACTGTCAACTTAAATGAACAAGTG ACAGGTCCTTTGTCCTTGAAGCCAGGTCCAGTCATGGCCATTGATGGTGACCTAGGCAGGAACGAGCCCATTGGCTATGCATTTCTTGGAG GAAATGAGGATCACGTATTTCAAATCGACAATGACACTGGGAGCATCACAATGCTGAAACCAGTTGAGGTTGCAGGACCGATTATCCTTTCAATCATg GCATATCAGAAGGAGAACGCCGATCAGTTTGCCACCACTACAGTCATCCTGAAGGTGGTGATATCCAGCAAGTTCCCTCCGACATTTGTGAAGCCCAGTTATGAAGGCTTTATCTCAAAGGATGCAGGTCTGGACAGTCTGGTTCTGGAGAGCAAAACGTCCAACAGACCCCTGAGAGTACAAGCTACAGATAAAGACTTTTCTGAT GGCTATAATCCTAACCTCAGATTTGAGGTTGTAGCTGGCACTGACTTCTCAATCACTCCAGAGGGTTTCATACTCATGTCGAAGACGGTTTCCCCAGGCACTGTAAATTTAGAA ATGAGGGTGGTTGACACAGCCAATGAAGAATCAAGCACCGCTTCACTTGTGGTTGAGGTCACTTCAG GGGGACAGCAGGTGAAAGCAGGTGAGTTCAGTTCGGGCGATATGGCGGCTGTAGGGGCCTCTTTGGCTGTGGTTATCATTCTGTGCTTGGTTTGCATTGGACTGATGGTGCACCGAATCAAGGGCCATAACGCAGACTGGAAGAAGATTTCCGAGGCTAGCGCCTTCCGTAGCACA CTTGGTGGAGGCTCGGGCGGTCCTAAAGTGGGTGTACAGTACTGCAATGAGGGCTTCCAGCACGATGCTGATTCTGGAAGTGTTAACTCTAAGTTAGCTGCAGACCTGGAGAACAAACTGGAGTCCGGACTGAACAAGATGACCCCCAACGCCCTGCTCCAGACCACCAGCAGCCCTCCAGTCGACTCCAGCAGCCTGTCAGGTTCAGAAACCATCGACGGCGAGAAGGAAGTCAAACCAATCCTGACCAAAGAGCGGCGCAATGAGGAGGGATACAAAGCGGTTTGGTTTAAGCAAGATGTCGACCCCAGCACCAAAGAGGAAGTGGTCATCATTCCCGACGCTGGTGAAGCGGATGCAGGCCATGAGGAAGATGACGACACTGAGGAAGAGGATAGCCTAAGGACTGACATGGATTCGGACGATGAGGACGGACTGATGACTGATGATTTGTAG